In bacterium, the following proteins share a genomic window:
- a CDS encoding PHP domain-containing protein has protein sequence MGIIADLHCHSTASDGVDRPARVVERAKAAGLKVLALTDHDSVDGVPEARAKGNELGVEVLTGAELTCYIGKQELNVLAYGIDENSPALVDHCTKFVQARTDRARKIGERLAECGAPLDMDAVVASCDGGVVGRPHIAKALVAAGHVESYQQAFDLYLANGKPGDVPKMMVDPQFIIDVIHEANGLAVLAHPGLWDQFDMLPDLKKMGMDGVEVWHSCHSQADSLRLLDIADRYGLMKTGGSDCHGALGDRKEILGQWGLDTSAWLRVKERLDAR, from the coding sequence GTGGGAATTATTGCCGACTTGCATTGTCACTCGACCGCCAGCGATGGAGTGGACCGCCCGGCACGGGTTGTGGAGCGCGCCAAGGCCGCGGGATTGAAGGTATTGGCGCTGACCGATCATGATAGCGTCGATGGCGTTCCGGAGGCCCGTGCAAAGGGCAACGAACTGGGCGTTGAAGTACTGACCGGAGCGGAGTTAACCTGCTACATTGGGAAGCAGGAGCTGAACGTCCTCGCCTATGGAATCGACGAGAATTCGCCCGCGCTGGTCGATCACTGCACCAAGTTCGTGCAGGCCCGGACCGACCGGGCGCGCAAGATCGGCGAGCGTCTCGCGGAGTGCGGCGCCCCTCTGGATATGGACGCGGTCGTGGCATCCTGCGATGGCGGGGTCGTTGGTCGCCCGCATATCGCCAAGGCCCTGGTGGCAGCCGGGCATGTCGAGAGCTACCAGCAGGCGTTTGACCTGTACCTGGCAAATGGCAAGCCGGGCGATGTCCCCAAAATGATGGTGGACCCGCAGTTCATTATCGATGTGATCCATGAGGCGAATGGCCTGGCGGTGCTGGCGCATCCGGGCCTTTGGGATCAGTTTGACATGCTCCCGGACCTGAAGAAGATGGGCATGGACGGCGTCGAGGTCTGGCACAGTTGCCACAGCCAGGCGGACAGTCTGCGGCTGCTGGACATCGCCGACCGGTACGGCCTGATGAAGACGGGCGGCTCCGATTGCCACGGTGCACTGGGCGATCGGAAAGAAATCCTGGGGCAGTGGGGCTTGGATACCAGCGCATGGTTGCGCGTGAAAGAGCGTTTGGACGCCCGCTGA
- a CDS encoding XdhC/CoxI family protein: protein MNQRFYEKIVEWTRQGKRIAVISVIETKGSTPRKPGTKMLVTSDMEIFGTIGGGCVEADVIFAARDVLKTLVPRVVRVDIKAKSAEEMDMLCGGEISLYVEPVMPDFRLVICGGGHISKALAHVATGLDFHISVIDDRPQFANTDRFPSADETLAAPYEKLAEKIELTPQTFVVIVTRGHLGDEACLRQVLKTPACFIAMIGSRSKWANIKKNLAADGFKKKDLDRVHSPAGLDIGSITPEEIAVSVIAQVIQERARMMREGFPVTAKPPKRLPTSKKAAKKTAKAKK from the coding sequence ATGAACCAACGTTTCTATGAGAAAATCGTCGAATGGACCCGCCAGGGGAAGCGCATCGCGGTCATCTCCGTGATCGAGACCAAGGGGTCCACACCGCGCAAGCCGGGCACGAAGATGCTCGTGACCTCCGATATGGAGATATTCGGAACCATCGGCGGCGGATGCGTGGAGGCGGACGTCATTTTCGCAGCTCGCGATGTGTTGAAGACCCTCGTTCCGCGGGTTGTCCGCGTCGACATCAAGGCCAAGTCCGCCGAAGAGATGGACATGCTGTGCGGCGGCGAAATCTCACTCTACGTGGAGCCCGTTATGCCCGATTTCCGACTCGTCATCTGCGGCGGAGGTCACATCTCGAAGGCCCTCGCGCACGTCGCCACGGGGCTCGACTTCCACATCTCGGTGATCGACGACCGACCGCAGTTTGCGAACACCGATCGCTTCCCCAGCGCGGATGAAACGCTTGCCGCGCCCTACGAGAAGCTGGCCGAGAAGATCGAACTGACACCCCAGACGTTTGTCGTGATCGTGACTCGCGGGCACCTGGGCGACGAGGCTTGTCTGCGGCAGGTTCTCAAGACGCCAGCGTGTTTCATCGCAATGATCGGCAGTCGCTCGAAGTGGGCGAACATCAAGAAGAACCTGGCCGCCGATGGCTTCAAGAAGAAGGACCTCGATCGCGTACACAGCCCGGCCGGTTTGGATATCGGATCGATCACGCCGGAGGAAATCGCCGTCTCCGTGATTGCTCAGGTCATCCAGGAACGGGCACGCATGATGCGCGAAGGATTCCCCGTGACGGCGAAGCCGCCGAAGCGGCTGCCGACCTCGAAGAAGGCTGCAAAGAAGACAGCGAAAGCGAAGAAATGA
- a CDS encoding glycosyltransferase family 2 protein, translated as MTRQKLSVLIPAGNEERHIADCIASSRFADEVVVVLDAASSDRTREIAEEKADRVLVHEYVNSAAQKNWAIPQMSHPWILVVDSDERVTPELRRDIERVLEADGPHDGYRIHRLNHFMGKEIHGCGWQRDDVLRLFRRDRGQYEEKHVHADIIFPDGKPSSVGNLEGQFLHFTYEDFDKYLKKFVRYTEWAGEDRARKTPKVGWRHLALRPVWRFFRQFVLFKGYRDGKTGFVICMMAAFSVFLKYARVLEKRQMEEREK; from the coding sequence GTGACTCGCCAGAAGCTCTCCGTCCTGATCCCTGCCGGAAACGAAGAACGCCACATCGCCGACTGCATTGCGTCATCGCGTTTTGCCGACGAAGTCGTCGTGGTCCTCGATGCCGCCAGCAGTGACCGCACGCGCGAAATCGCCGAGGAGAAAGCCGATCGCGTCCTCGTGCATGAGTACGTCAACTCGGCCGCGCAGAAGAACTGGGCGATCCCGCAGATGAGTCACCCGTGGATACTGGTTGTGGACAGCGACGAACGCGTCACGCCCGAGCTGCGCCGCGACATTGAACGCGTTCTCGAAGCCGACGGCCCGCACGATGGATATCGCATTCATCGGCTGAACCATTTCATGGGCAAGGAAATCCACGGTTGCGGCTGGCAACGTGACGATGTGTTGCGCCTCTTCCGTCGCGACCGCGGCCAGTACGAAGAAAAGCACGTACACGCCGACATCATTTTCCCAGATGGCAAGCCATCGAGCGTCGGGAATCTTGAGGGCCAGTTCCTCCACTTCACGTACGAAGATTTCGACAAATACCTGAAGAAGTTCGTGCGCTATACGGAATGGGCAGGCGAGGATCGCGCGCGGAAGACTCCAAAGGTCGGTTGGCGCCACCTGGCGCTCCGTCCCGTGTGGCGCTTCTTTCGCCAGTTCGTTCTGTTCAAGGGCTATCGCGATGGCAAGACCGGCTTTGTGATCTGCATGATGGCAGCCTTCTCTGTCTTTCTGAAGTACGCCCGCGTTCTCGAAAAACGCCAGATGGAGGAACGAGAGAAATGA
- the ispE gene encoding 4-(cytidine 5'-diphospho)-2-C-methyl-D-erythritol kinase, with protein MTDHLTLFAPAKINLHLDILKRRADGFHDLATVFQALRWGDELKIRTIDGERDELKVTGPFAGDVPHDESNLVLRIVDRARVELNIDQRVSIDLRKKVPVQAGLGGGSSDAAAALIGFAELSGISAEDHRLVDIAAEVGSDCAFFIRGGTQEGWSRGEELAELPLRHEFGIVVVVPKVKISTREAFESLTPGDLGLQSDVDGLKNWLAAPETRFLPDVHNTFLAPLCKRHPEIANALDELKELGAQWSQLSGTGSACFGIFPDLKTAEKAASEYSLPAQILQACEPWLAGVTFHA; from the coding sequence ATGACGGATCATCTGACGCTGTTTGCGCCCGCGAAGATCAACCTGCACCTGGATATTCTGAAGCGCCGTGCCGATGGGTTCCACGATCTTGCCACGGTGTTTCAGGCGCTCAGATGGGGCGATGAACTCAAGATCCGAACAATCGATGGCGAGCGCGACGAGTTGAAAGTCACCGGTCCTTTTGCCGGAGACGTGCCGCACGACGAAAGCAACCTTGTCCTGCGAATCGTGGATCGAGCGCGAGTCGAACTGAACATCGACCAGCGCGTCAGCATCGATCTGCGCAAGAAGGTTCCCGTGCAGGCCGGCCTGGGCGGCGGCAGCAGCGATGCCGCAGCGGCATTGATCGGATTCGCCGAGCTGTCCGGCATCAGCGCCGAGGATCATAGACTTGTCGATATCGCGGCCGAAGTCGGCAGTGACTGTGCGTTCTTCATCCGCGGAGGGACGCAGGAGGGCTGGAGCCGCGGCGAGGAACTCGCCGAGTTGCCACTCCGTCACGAGTTCGGCATTGTCGTTGTCGTCCCCAAGGTCAAGATCTCGACGCGCGAGGCATTCGAGTCACTCACTCCGGGCGACCTTGGTTTGCAGAGCGACGTCGACGGGTTGAAGAACTGGCTTGCCGCACCGGAAACGCGGTTTCTGCCAGATGTACACAACACGTTCCTCGCACCGCTTTGCAAACGGCATCCTGAGATCGCCAATGCGCTGGACGAACTGAAGGAACTCGGGGCACAATGGTCGCAACTCAGTGGAACCGGTTCCGCGTGCTTCGGGATTTTCCCCGATTTGAAGACGGCCGAGAAGGCAGCGTCGGAGTACTCTCTGCCTGCGCAGATTTTGCAGGCCTGCGAGCCTTGGCTGGCGGGCGTCACGTTCCACGCGTGA
- a CDS encoding penicillin-binding protein activator LpoB, which produces MAKNTVKYALSSLLLIPLLLAGCAKESFEIRDVDPGKAGEVRSLGPESQDVKRVADLMMRSLLQSSAIQNSPNAPTIAMLPMVNNTRYAFNKEVFTTLLKAQLNRDSDGAMYFIGRDAMEDIEAERDAKRAGEVDFDPDRETRTVAGADFFLKGRVDGLSTASREGQSDYMVYAFKLIDAESGIEVWEDLFEVKKEGRDDVIYR; this is translated from the coding sequence ATGGCAAAGAACACTGTGAAATATGCGCTTAGCAGCTTATTGTTAATCCCTCTGCTTCTGGCTGGATGCGCGAAAGAATCTTTTGAAATCCGCGATGTGGACCCCGGGAAAGCTGGCGAAGTGCGGTCCCTCGGGCCGGAGAGCCAGGACGTCAAGCGCGTGGCCGATCTGATGATGCGATCGCTGCTTCAGTCGTCGGCGATCCAGAATTCTCCGAATGCACCAACGATCGCGATGTTGCCGATGGTCAACAATACCCGTTACGCGTTCAACAAGGAGGTCTTTACGACGCTGCTGAAGGCTCAGTTGAACCGCGACTCGGATGGAGCAATGTACTTCATCGGGCGCGACGCGATGGAAGACATCGAAGCCGAACGCGACGCCAAGCGCGCTGGCGAAGTCGACTTTGATCCGGATCGCGAAACACGTACTGTTGCCGGCGCCGACTTCTTCCTGAAAGGCCGCGTCGACGGCCTCTCGACCGCCAGCCGCGAGGGCCAGTCGGACTACATGGTCTACGCCTTCAAGCTGATCGACGCCGAGTCCGGCATCGAAGTGTGGGAAGACCTGTTCGAGGTGAAGAAGGAAGGCCGCGACGACGTGATCTATCGCTAA
- a CDS encoding YcfL family protein: protein MTAKKWGRSFAIASLLLIAVLAIACGRSKAPDMARWDEEAIYAAKFPVNILDPDLRNKVAADMYDAERLDDGRILVRANLRNSTKEPLHVEARAVFKDKTGMSTGDETEWKPLFFAPQQIQTYIAESQSTEATRYTIEVRRP from the coding sequence ATGACTGCAAAAAAGTGGGGACGGAGTTTCGCCATCGCATCGCTGCTGCTCATTGCGGTGCTTGCCATCGCCTGTGGGCGCTCGAAGGCTCCCGATATGGCGCGTTGGGATGAAGAAGCCATCTACGCCGCCAAGTTCCCCGTCAACATTCTCGACCCCGACCTGCGCAACAAGGTCGCCGCCGACATGTACGACGCGGAGCGGCTCGACGACGGGCGGATCCTCGTGCGTGCAAATCTGCGCAATTCCACAAAGGAACCGCTTCACGTCGAAGCCCGCGCCGTCTTCAAAGACAAGACCGGTATGTCCACCGGCGACGAAACGGAATGGAAGCCGCTCTTCTTCGCGCCCCAGCAGATTCAGACCTACATCGCCGAATCGCAGAGCACCGAAGCGACCCGCTACACCATCGAGGTCCGGCGGCCGTGA
- a CDS encoding ASCH domain-containing protein gives MEAALLRAPADSDLHRRIAEHRSDPLHHRGPAAVRLKRIQFWGRDEYDDHLLQEILDGLKTATVCPAREFDVPAGEYDDGGYAVGDIVEVYDNRPEPQLRCRIEITEVYNVPFGDIPEKLWRGEATSSAEDFRDAHRRCWPDLDLTDDFPLTATHFRLVEVVQA, from the coding sequence ATGGAAGCCGCTCTTCTTCGCGCCCCAGCAGATTCAGACCTACATCGCCGAATCGCAGAGCACCGAAGCGACCCGCTACACCATCGAGGTCCGGCGGCCGTGAGGCTGAAGCGCATTCAGTTCTGGGGACGGGATGAATACGACGATCACCTTCTTCAGGAAATCCTGGATGGACTGAAGACGGCGACCGTGTGTCCCGCGCGAGAATTCGACGTACCCGCCGGCGAATACGACGACGGCGGGTACGCGGTTGGGGATATTGTGGAGGTCTACGATAACCGGCCCGAGCCGCAGTTGCGCTGCCGAATCGAGATCACAGAAGTCTACAACGTGCCGTTCGGCGACATTCCGGAGAAACTCTGGCGTGGCGAGGCGACATCCAGCGCCGAAGATTTCCGCGATGCCCACCGCCGCTGTTGGCCGGACCTTGACCTGACCGACGACTTCCCGCTGACCGCAACGCACTTCCGCCTTGTGGAAGTCGTGCAGGCCTAA
- a CDS encoding bifunctional homocysteine S-methyltransferase/methylenetetrahydrofolate reductase: MTDSPSPIEKRPSLLEALAKRVVLADGPMGTMIYDRGVYINTSFESLNLSRGHLVKSIHLEFIQAGAELLETNTFSAHRLKLAKYGMADKVREINLAGVQLAQQAALGACWVAGTVGPPGAEFEGNADAASEETLRSVYREQLEYLLEGGVDAFFIESFSHLPTLELVVTEAKELAPEIPVVALVLINEQHATRFGDGPEAIGRALNSMPADVVGFNDGPGANALVQTLEAVRPYTKKPLALLPGTGMPVRHDDQTLHLSTPEYFMEILRRGIQHGAVLIGGSCGAHPSHIKAIKSSIKMLQPGEAEKTPHIEVGTASTKVAKKCAETPSRMAERLRAGKFVVSIEIDPPVGTDATRSLERAAQCRDAGVDCINIADGPRATARMGPVDMAVLLDRQVGGIEPIAHFCCRDRNLLGMQGDLIGANALGIHNILMITGDPPKLGDYPFATAVYDVDAIGALKIGDRLNNGMDLAGNPLKGDPTKLFLGCGANPGAIDLDLEIDRLKQKINAGAEYILTQPVYEQSLFERFYERVADFGVPILIGILPLASYRNAEFLHKEVPGMQVPEAIRERMKACPDKDTARDTGIEIAREALATALPHVQGTYIMPPFNRVESALEVLEVAKDRIEA, encoded by the coding sequence ATGACCGATTCCCCGTCTCCGATCGAGAAACGTCCAAGCCTGCTCGAGGCTTTGGCTAAGCGCGTCGTGCTGGCCGATGGGCCGATGGGCACGATGATCTACGATCGCGGCGTCTACATCAACACCTCGTTCGAGAGCCTGAATCTCAGCCGAGGGCATTTGGTCAAGAGCATCCACCTGGAGTTCATCCAGGCCGGCGCCGAGTTGCTTGAAACCAACACGTTCAGCGCCCATCGACTGAAGCTGGCCAAGTACGGCATGGCGGACAAGGTGCGGGAGATCAACCTCGCCGGGGTGCAGCTCGCGCAGCAGGCGGCACTGGGCGCTTGCTGGGTGGCGGGCACAGTCGGTCCGCCAGGTGCGGAGTTCGAAGGCAACGCCGACGCCGCGAGCGAGGAGACCTTGCGCAGCGTCTATCGCGAGCAGCTCGAGTACTTGCTCGAAGGCGGCGTCGACGCGTTCTTCATCGAGAGCTTCTCCCACCTGCCGACGCTTGAGCTGGTGGTGACGGAAGCAAAAGAACTGGCTCCCGAGATTCCGGTCGTCGCGCTGGTGTTGATCAATGAGCAGCACGCAACACGCTTCGGCGATGGACCGGAAGCGATCGGCCGCGCGCTGAATTCGATGCCGGCGGATGTTGTCGGCTTCAACGACGGGCCCGGAGCGAATGCGCTGGTGCAAACGTTGGAAGCAGTCCGCCCGTACACGAAGAAGCCGCTGGCGCTGCTGCCCGGAACAGGCATGCCGGTGCGACACGACGATCAGACGCTGCACCTGTCGACGCCGGAGTACTTCATGGAGATTCTGCGGCGCGGCATCCAGCACGGCGCCGTTCTGATCGGCGGTTCCTGCGGAGCGCACCCGAGCCACATTAAGGCGATCAAGTCTTCCATCAAGATGCTGCAACCGGGCGAGGCGGAGAAGACACCTCACATCGAAGTCGGTACAGCCTCGACGAAGGTCGCGAAGAAATGCGCCGAAACTCCCTCTCGCATGGCGGAGAGATTGCGCGCCGGCAAGTTTGTCGTCTCGATCGAAATCGACCCGCCGGTGGGAACCGACGCGACGAGGTCTTTGGAACGCGCGGCTCAGTGCCGCGATGCGGGCGTGGATTGCATCAACATCGCAGACGGTCCGCGGGCGACTGCTCGCATGGGCCCGGTGGATATGGCCGTGCTGCTTGATCGACAGGTCGGCGGGATCGAGCCCATCGCGCACTTCTGCTGCCGCGATCGGAATCTGCTTGGAATGCAGGGCGACTTGATCGGCGCCAACGCGCTGGGGATTCACAACATCCTGATGATCACCGGCGACCCGCCGAAGCTCGGCGATTACCCGTTCGCGACGGCCGTGTACGATGTGGACGCGATCGGTGCGCTGAAGATCGGCGATCGCCTGAACAACGGGATGGACTTGGCGGGCAATCCGCTGAAGGGCGATCCGACAAAGCTCTTCCTCGGTTGCGGCGCCAATCCTGGCGCGATCGACCTGGATCTGGAAATCGATCGACTGAAGCAGAAGATCAATGCCGGCGCCGAGTACATCCTGACGCAACCGGTGTACGAGCAGTCGCTGTTCGAGCGCTTCTACGAACGCGTTGCGGACTTCGGCGTTCCGATCCTGATCGGCATTTTGCCGCTGGCCAGCTATCGCAACGCGGAGTTCCTGCACAAGGAAGTTCCCGGCATGCAGGTGCCCGAGGCGATTCGCGAGCGTATGAAGGCTTGCCCGGACAAAGACACGGCACGCGACACCGGCATCGAGATCGCACGCGAAGCACTCGCGACAGCTCTGCCGCATGTGCAGGGCACGTACATCATGCCGCCGTTCAACCGCGTCGAATCCGCACTCGAAGTGCTCGAAGTCGCCAAGGATCGGATCGAGGCGTAG
- a CDS encoding PGPGW domain-containing protein: MNATHTESRGLLSASWAWVRTWGRQAKGSSADREARRRERLRREIANGGWEESPTARLAVGGFRQVRKLIVLIVGSVVVLAGLVMIFTPGPAIIVIPAGIAILGIEFAWARRLLRRVRAKIEDLAKKRRAKKS; the protein is encoded by the coding sequence ATGAACGCGACCCATACAGAATCGAGAGGACTGCTGAGCGCGAGCTGGGCGTGGGTTCGGACATGGGGCCGACAGGCGAAGGGCAGCAGCGCGGATCGCGAGGCTCGCCGTCGCGAGCGCCTCCGCCGAGAGATCGCAAACGGCGGCTGGGAAGAATCTCCTACGGCTCGACTGGCGGTGGGCGGTTTCCGGCAAGTCCGTAAACTGATCGTCTTGATCGTCGGGTCGGTCGTTGTGCTGGCTGGACTTGTGATGATCTTCACGCCTGGCCCGGCGATCATCGTGATCCCGGCCGGCATTGCGATCCTGGGAATCGAGTTCGCCTGGGCGCGCCGTCTGCTCCGGCGGGTTCGCGCCAAAATCGAGGACCTTGCGAAGAAGAGACGGGCGAAGAAGAGCTGA
- a CDS encoding M28 family peptidase, translating to MRRLRQTILLSVVLLLLATSAVAQHAIRHVEVLASPEFGGRQTETEGEALAADYIASQLRRIGAQPLPGSEGFFHFFQRRDVIDDEGTRLRVYRGDPVGVPNYDWEGGQALRAVSFTSEAEVSGPIVFEDEAAPDQIAGAIVVVFDPRPEEVRFTSTLTEIPDDTLREFAQPLVEAGAVGILFVSDTWAIAPKRIWEDGRLGIPIASLSQKAGGELTFLSQMGALQGSFSTAIREYEVSARNVVGMLPPNVSPADGASSMVLIMGAHYDHIGSGLPNLSLAKAAPRRSLPHLGADDNASGCAAILAAGEYLSHRTRRSGVVLAFWSGEELGLLGSKQFTEEMPIPRTDIMAYMNFDMVGRLRNDRLFLNITQDESTWRRFVTTANKDLRLDVRKWNSNPWRSDGDSFRDIGIPVLDFFTGFHPEYHTPEDRVDTINAEGLDKVALLGARIASQIVNYRM from the coding sequence ATGCGCCGTCTTCGCCAGACCATCCTGCTTTCCGTCGTTTTGCTGCTTCTCGCGACATCGGCAGTCGCGCAACACGCAATTCGGCACGTTGAAGTCCTTGCCTCGCCCGAATTCGGAGGCCGCCAGACCGAGACGGAAGGCGAAGCGCTGGCCGCCGACTACATTGCCTCGCAACTTCGCCGGATCGGAGCGCAACCGCTGCCCGGCAGCGAAGGCTTCTTTCATTTCTTTCAGCGCCGCGACGTCATCGACGACGAAGGAACGCGACTGCGAGTCTATCGCGGCGATCCGGTTGGTGTTCCGAACTACGACTGGGAGGGCGGGCAGGCTCTTCGCGCGGTTTCTTTCACCAGCGAAGCCGAAGTCTCTGGTCCGATCGTCTTCGAGGACGAGGCCGCGCCCGATCAGATTGCCGGAGCAATTGTCGTCGTCTTCGATCCGCGGCCAGAGGAAGTCCGCTTCACGAGCACTCTGACAGAAATCCCGGATGATACGCTTCGTGAGTTTGCCCAACCGCTCGTAGAAGCCGGTGCGGTGGGGATCCTGTTTGTTTCAGACACGTGGGCAATTGCGCCAAAGCGAATCTGGGAAGACGGCCGACTTGGGATTCCGATCGCCTCGCTTAGTCAGAAGGCCGGTGGCGAGTTGACCTTCCTGTCGCAGATGGGTGCACTGCAGGGAAGCTTCTCCACGGCCATTCGCGAATACGAAGTCTCTGCACGCAATGTGGTCGGCATGTTGCCGCCAAACGTCTCGCCGGCCGATGGCGCGTCATCGATGGTACTGATCATGGGTGCCCACTACGATCATATTGGATCGGGCCTGCCGAATCTCTCTCTGGCCAAAGCCGCACCTCGTCGATCGTTGCCGCACCTGGGTGCCGACGACAACGCATCGGGCTGTGCGGCGATCCTGGCGGCGGGGGAGTATCTCTCACATCGAACGCGACGCAGCGGCGTGGTTTTGGCCTTCTGGTCAGGCGAGGAACTGGGGCTCCTGGGATCGAAGCAATTCACCGAGGAAATGCCCATCCCGCGTACAGACATCATGGCCTACATGAACTTCGACATGGTCGGGCGCCTGCGAAACGATCGCCTTTTCCTGAATATCACGCAGGACGAAAGCACATGGCGCCGCTTTGTGACCACCGCGAACAAAGATCTTCGGCTCGACGTTCGGAAATGGAACAGCAATCCCTGGCGGTCCGACGGCGATTCATTCCGCGACATCGGCATTCCCGTGCTGGACTTCTTCACAGGCTTCCACCCCGAGTACCACACGCCCGAAGACCGTGTTGATACCATCAATGCCGAGGGCCTCGACAAGGTCGCCCTCCTCGGTGCCCGCATCGCGTCACAAATTGTGAACTACAGGATGTAA
- a CDS encoding DEAD/DEAH box helicase, with amino-acid sequence MSFAEFGLSAELARAVADLGFETPMPIQKRAIPEIMAGRDVLGKSQTGTGKTAAFGLPILHRFLATPSQRIRLLVVAPTRELAIQVHEHLTALAAHTNLSGFTVTGGARSNEEEHRFRTGADWICATPGRLLDHLGKDYVDFQALEVLVLDEADRLFEMGFLPDVRRIVSYLPERRQTLMFSATLPPEMQELARKVLNNPVRIDIGETTSADKVREEVWPVAHHQKFDLLVELMKRREMECVLLFTRTKARAEKVADRLRRADFATAMMHGDRPMEERRRALNEFRAGNVRVLVATDLAARGLDIDGISHVVNFDVPEAPEDYIHRVGRTGRADAQGDALTFCSPSELTDLVKIEHMTRKSLPEHRLDGFDYEEEIPQQAPRKKSRSRQAGDFSTREPGKGPKESPFTKSGKVRRGFEVPDPEKDRRKKKKKRRIKKRLPHER; translated from the coding sequence ATGAGTTTTGCAGAATTCGGTTTGAGCGCAGAACTGGCGCGGGCGGTGGCGGATCTTGGATTCGAGACGCCGATGCCGATCCAGAAGCGTGCGATTCCGGAAATCATGGCCGGTCGCGATGTGCTCGGCAAGTCGCAGACAGGAACGGGCAAGACAGCGGCCTTTGGCTTGCCGATCCTGCATCGGTTTCTGGCAACGCCGTCCCAGCGCATTCGTCTGCTGGTAGTCGCTCCGACACGCGAACTGGCGATCCAGGTTCACGAGCATCTGACAGCGCTCGCGGCTCACACGAACCTGTCCGGCTTTACGGTCACGGGCGGCGCTCGCTCGAACGAAGAGGAGCATCGCTTTCGCACCGGTGCCGACTGGATCTGCGCGACGCCGGGACGACTGCTTGATCATCTGGGAAAGGATTACGTGGACTTCCAGGCGCTGGAAGTGCTCGTGCTGGACGAGGCGGATCGGCTGTTCGAGATGGGCTTCCTTCCGGATGTGCGCCGCATCGTCAGTTACCTCCCGGAACGCCGCCAGACGTTGATGTTCTCCGCAACTCTACCGCCGGAAATGCAGGAACTTGCGCGCAAGGTTTTGAACAACCCCGTGCGCATCGATATTGGAGAGACGACCTCGGCCGACAAGGTGCGCGAGGAAGTCTGGCCCGTTGCACATCACCAGAAGTTCGACCTACTGGTGGAGTTGATGAAGCGACGCGAGATGGAATGCGTTCTTCTCTTCACACGAACGAAAGCTCGCGCGGAGAAGGTGGCCGATCGATTGCGGCGTGCGGACTTCGCGACTGCCATGATGCACGGCGATCGCCCGATGGAAGAACGCCGGCGTGCCCTGAACGAATTCCGTGCAGGGAACGTTCGCGTACTGGTTGCAACCGATCTGGCCGCGCGCGGTCTGGACATCGACGGCATCTCGCACGTCGTGAATTTCGATGTGCCGGAAGCGCCGGAAGACTACATTCATCGCGTCGGGCGCACGGGGCGCGCGGACGCCCAAGGCGATGCGCTGACGTTCTGCTCGCCATCGGAATTGACCGATCTGGTAAAGATCGAGCACATGACGCGCAAGTCGCTGCCCGAGCATCGTCTGGATGGATTCGATTACGAAGAGGAAATCCCGCAACAGGCGCCTCGCAAGAAATCGCGCTCGCGCCAGGCCGGCGATTTCTCCACACGCGAACCGGGAAAGGGCCCGAAGGAATCGCCGTTCACCAAGAGCGGCAAAGTCCGCCGCGGCTTCGAAGTGCCCGATCCCGAGAAGGATCGCCGGAAGAAGAAAAAGAAGCGCCGGATAAAGAAACGCCTGCCGCACGAGCGGTAG
- a CDS encoding YbjQ family protein, translating to MILCTTDEVPGREIDAWVGLAKGCAVRGAHAGDDLVARMKGAVGGEVHEYTQVLAATREQALDRLMEDGRRMGADAIVGLRLCSAEIDAGAAEVIAYGTAVTLKKEPND from the coding sequence ATGATTCTCTGCACAACAGACGAAGTTCCTGGCCGCGAAATCGACGCCTGGGTTGGACTGGCAAAAGGCTGCGCCGTTCGCGGCGCGCACGCTGGCGACGACTTGGTCGCCCGCATGAAAGGCGCCGTCGGCGGTGAGGTCCACGAGTACACGCAGGTCCTGGCCGCGACGCGCGAGCAAGCGCTGGATCGCCTGATGGAAGACGGCCGCCGGATGGGCGCCGATGCGATTGTCGGTCTGCGGCTCTGCTCGGCAGAGATCGATGCAGGCGCGGCCGAGGTGATTGCCTACGGCACGGCGGTGACCCTGAAGAAAGAGCCGAACGACTGA